One genomic region from Campylobacter concisus encodes:
- a CDS encoding endonuclease/exonuclease/phosphatase family protein produces MRVVFALVFTILVAFASEISIATYNVQNLFDCKDDGSEYLDFKVGVSKWDCEAADSKLQRTRQVINALNTDIIALQEIENEQVLKALVSDSEYKFVSFTKEKNSPVGLGLISKLQPSGSEIFKVSNVKTRNILKVIFETEGKKFSIFVNHFPTYKNGINMQKKAEKTLRTALGKEKNAIILGDFNSPFGQKSILNDIIATRNFYDLYKELEPKDRYSHAVHGKKRAIDHVLLSPSFMENGDLSYVSGSFEVFKPSFAVDEKGFAKSDLYSDHFALKFKISTDPSPVKKGFVSKIFKKDENKANKKISEQSYKTADVDTLFDHPEAVPAVIEKAVVILKDKHGFIISKNHRGIYVYDPKNSVTVGEELDILVRRMKIYKDALEVSSYEIINEHGTKDISENLLDASQLSEARSGDVYAKISGRLERGYLHTPYGKIRVYSKKKLKDGEYSFENARVKIYKRENQIVVE; encoded by the coding sequence TTGAGAGTAGTTTTTGCTTTGGTTTTTACCATTTTAGTGGCATTTGCGAGTGAAATTAGCATTGCAACTTATAATGTGCAAAATTTATTTGATTGCAAAGATGATGGTAGCGAGTATCTTGATTTTAAAGTAGGCGTATCAAAATGGGACTGCGAGGCGGCTGATTCAAAACTACAAAGGACAAGACAAGTCATAAATGCACTAAATACTGACATTATCGCACTTCAAGAGATCGAAAATGAACAAGTTTTAAAAGCTCTAGTAAGTGATAGCGAGTATAAATTTGTAAGCTTTACAAAAGAGAAAAATTCGCCTGTTGGGCTTGGGCTTATTTCAAAGTTACAGCCAAGTGGCAGTGAAATTTTTAAAGTTTCAAACGTAAAGACGAGAAATATTTTAAAGGTTATTTTTGAGACGGAAGGTAAGAAATTTAGCATATTTGTAAATCACTTTCCAACTTATAAAAATGGCATAAATATGCAAAAAAAGGCTGAAAAAACGTTAAGAACAGCTCTGGGTAAAGAGAAAAATGCAATAATTTTGGGTGATTTTAACTCGCCCTTTGGACAAAAATCCATCCTAAATGACATCATTGCAACGAGAAATTTTTATGATCTTTATAAAGAGCTTGAGCCAAAAGATAGATATTCTCACGCAGTGCATGGCAAAAAAAGAGCGATCGATCATGTTTTACTTTCGCCCAGCTTTATGGAAAATGGCGATCTAAGCTATGTTAGTGGCAGTTTTGAAGTCTTTAAACCAAGCTTTGCAGTCGATGAAAAAGGCTTTGCAAAGAGTGACCTTTATTCGGATCACTTTGCATTAAAGTTTAAAATTTCAACTGATCCAAGCCCAGTGAAAAAAGGCTTTGTAAGTAAAATTTTTAAAAAAGATGAAAACAAAGCCAATAAAAAAATAAGCGAACAAAGCTATAAGACGGCTGATGTGGATACGCTTTTTGATCACCCAGAGGCAGTGCCAGCAGTGATTGAAAAAGCGGTTGTTATATTAAAAGATAAACATGGCTTTATTATCTCGAAAAATCACCGCGGAATTTATGTTTATGATCCTAAAAATAGCGTTACTGTAGGCGAAGAGCTAGATATTTTAGTAAGGCGAATGAAAATTTATAAAGATGCGCTTGAAGTCAGCTCTTATGAGATCATAAATGAGCATGGCACAAAAGATATTAGCGAAAATTTACTAGATGCATCGCAATTAAGCGAAGCTAGAAGTGGCGATGTCTATGCTAAAATTTCGGGCAGGCTTGAGAGGGGCTATCTGCATACACCATACGGTAAGATCAGGGTTTATAGTAAGAAAAAGCTAAAAGATGGCGAGTATAGTTTTGAAAACGCGAGAGTTAAAATTTACAAGAGAGAAAACCAAATCGTTGTGGAGTAG
- a CDS encoding tRNA (cytidine(34)-2'-O)-methyltransferase gives MFNIVLVHPQIPQNTGAIGRMCVNANLKLHIVKPTVFDLSEKAVRRAGLDYWKILNPKIWDSLEEFLEANLSHKDRFFFATTKTNRLYYEARFKPGDFIFFGGESTGLPREFMDINFKNAITIPMGKEGRSLNLAMSAGIIAYEAIRQNITEFDFRSEI, from the coding sequence ATGTTTAACATAGTCTTAGTTCATCCTCAGATACCGCAAAATACTGGAGCTATCGGTAGAATGTGCGTTAATGCAAATTTAAAGCTGCATATCGTTAAGCCAACGGTCTTTGATCTGAGTGAAAAGGCTGTTAGACGAGCAGGACTTGACTACTGGAAAATTTTAAATCCAAAAATTTGGGATAGTTTGGAAGAATTTTTAGAAGCAAACTTAAGCCACAAGGATAGATTTTTCTTCGCTACCACAAAGACAAATAGGCTTTACTACGAGGCTAGGTTTAAGCCAGGAGATTTTATATTTTTTGGTGGCGAGAGTACTGGGCTGCCAAGAGAATTTATGGATATAAATTTTAAAAACGCCATAACCATACCAATGGGAAAAGAGGGCAGGAGCTTAAATTTAGCTATGAGTGCTGGCATTATCGCGTATGAGGCGATCAGGCAAAATATCACTGAATTTGACTTTAGGAGTGAGATTTGA
- the glyS gene encoding glycine--tRNA ligase subunit beta: protein MKELLLEIGVEELPAIPFLMELPNINAKWQAVLEKYNITSEFKFYYTPRRLVFFHEKFPQSQPDSVASFIGAPKQVALKDGAFTKAALSFANKCGISESELKFKEIDGKEVLYYEKEVKGEPVAKIMGEMVEEFLKSLNFGKSMRWGNGEFEFIRPIRSFLCLLGDEAIKFNEFGVESGDSTYPHRSISYDKIKISNIKEYFEDSKKRGIVLEADEREKIILDEFEKISQKSGLKIEIDKDLLAEVVAITEYPTALLGSFEEEFLEVPSEVIITSMKENQRYFPVFKNGKLANGFVVVSNAITQDYSLIIKGNEKVLRARLSDAMFFWQSDLAHEFSPEKLKNITYLKELGSIYEKELRELKVAKKLASNYDELLKKEAGEYAAKLERAVMLSKADLTTQMVYEFTELQGIMGAYYAKAKNEDKDVVLAIKEQYLPDGEEAQCPSKVFSSVVALSNKLDTLMGLFSIGKIPSGTKDPYALRRAANGVIKIVLAHNLKFNVKEILEDIAKDYKKFDVEVPINFILDRLYIFFDANASIVKACIKSGEKDILELTKMIEALAKISSETSFRENFSTFKRLANIIKDDKFSKVDESLFEIDAEKSLNDAFRAVDKSLAYEPRLKALFALKPQIDEFFDKVMINVENEKVRNNRVAIIGQIYSEILKVADIKEISF from the coding sequence ATGAAAGAGTTATTATTAGAAATTGGAGTTGAGGAGCTTCCAGCGATACCGTTTTTAATGGAGCTGCCAAATATCAATGCTAAATGGCAGGCTGTTCTTGAAAAATATAACATCACAAGTGAGTTTAAATTTTATTATACGCCGCGTCGCTTGGTCTTTTTTCATGAGAAATTTCCACAATCTCAGCCTGATAGCGTGGCTAGCTTTATCGGTGCGCCAAAGCAAGTAGCGCTAAAAGACGGAGCTTTTACAAAGGCTGCGCTTAGCTTTGCAAACAAATGCGGCATAAGCGAGAGCGAGCTTAAATTTAAAGAGATAGACGGCAAAGAGGTGCTTTACTACGAAAAAGAGGTAAAAGGCGAGCCGGTTGCTAAGATAATGGGCGAGATGGTTGAGGAGTTTTTAAAGAGTCTTAACTTTGGCAAGTCTATGCGCTGGGGCAACGGCGAGTTTGAGTTTATCCGCCCGATAAGATCGTTTTTGTGTTTGCTTGGTGATGAGGCCATAAAATTTAATGAATTTGGCGTAGAAAGCGGCGATTCAACCTATCCGCACAGAAGTATTAGCTATGATAAGATAAAAATTTCAAACATAAAAGAGTATTTTGAAGATTCAAAGAAGCGTGGTATCGTGCTTGAGGCGGATGAGAGAGAAAAAATAATCCTTGATGAATTTGAAAAGATCAGCCAAAAAAGCGGACTAAAGATCGAGATCGATAAAGACTTGTTAGCTGAAGTTGTGGCGATCACCGAGTATCCAACAGCACTTCTTGGCTCGTTTGAAGAGGAATTTTTGGAGGTGCCAAGTGAGGTCATCATCACTTCAATGAAGGAAAATCAGCGCTACTTTCCAGTCTTTAAAAATGGTAAACTCGCAAATGGCTTCGTTGTCGTTAGCAACGCCATAACGCAGGACTACTCGCTCATCATCAAAGGCAATGAAAAGGTGCTAAGAGCAAGACTAAGTGATGCGATGTTCTTTTGGCAAAGCGACCTAGCGCACGAATTTAGCCCAGAAAAACTAAAAAATATAACTTATCTAAAAGAGCTTGGAAGTATCTACGAAAAAGAGCTTAGAGAGCTAAAAGTGGCTAAAAAGCTTGCTAGCAACTATGACGAGCTACTCAAAAAAGAAGCTGGCGAGTACGCGGCTAAGCTTGAGCGAGCTGTGATGCTAAGCAAGGCCGATCTTACAACTCAGATGGTTTATGAGTTTACCGAGCTTCAAGGCATCATGGGTGCTTACTACGCAAAGGCAAAAAACGAGGATAAAGACGTCGTTCTAGCCATAAAAGAGCAGTATTTGCCAGACGGCGAGGAGGCACAGTGCCCAAGCAAGGTATTTAGCTCGGTTGTGGCGCTTTCAAATAAGCTTGATACACTAATGGGGCTTTTTAGTATCGGCAAAATCCCAAGTGGCACCAAAGACCCATACGCTCTAAGACGCGCAGCAAATGGCGTGATAAAGATCGTTTTGGCGCATAATTTGAAATTTAACGTAAAAGAAATTTTAGAAGATATCGCAAAAGATTATAAGAAATTTGATGTTGAAGTGCCTATAAATTTCATCCTTGATAGGCTCTATATCTTCTTTGACGCAAACGCTTCTATCGTAAAAGCGTGCATAAAAAGTGGCGAAAAAGATATCTTAGAGCTAACCAAGATGATAGAGGCGCTTGCTAAAATTTCAAGCGAGACAAGCTTTAGGGAGAATTTCTCAACATTTAAGCGCCTTGCAAATATCATCAAAGATGATAAATTTAGCAAGGTTGATGAGAGTCTCTTTGAGATAGATGCTGAAAAATCCCTAAATGACGCATTTAGAGCAGTTGATAAGAGCCTAGCGTATGAGCCAAGGCTAAAAGCTCTATTTGCTCTAAAACCTCAAATAGATGAGTTTTTTGACAAAGTTATGATAAATGTTGAAAACGAGAAAGTGCGAAACAATCGCGTCGCGATCATCGGCCAAATTTATAGCGAGATACTAAAAGTAGCTGATATAAAAGAGATCAGCTTTTAA